Proteins encoded together in one Bradyrhizobium sp. CB82 window:
- a CDS encoding medium chain dehydrogenase/reductase family protein, with protein MNDLRNRVVQLRRFGGPEQLEVVDAPLPEAGPGEVRVRVLASGLEYTDTLIRRHLYPQTASRRPPFVMGYDVVGEIDQLGDRVSGFQLGDRVADMTVLGSNAAYRTLQASHLTPVPAGLDAAEAATLILSWMTAYQLLHRAAQVRPGLRVLVHGAAGAVGQALLVLGGMAGLQLWGGAYGKHAALIRELGATPIDYQREDFTRILPDGFDVVFDGIGDDGYRRSFAALRRGGLLCAYGYSAGVQGQRRMATMLMWIARLYLWSWLPGGKRAFFYSINAMRLRHPGWFTEDLARLFALLASGAIHPRVAERVSLDDVVDAHWRLEAGGLEGKLVLCPELTSRRDQHAA; from the coding sequence GTGAACGACCTGCGCAACCGCGTTGTCCAACTTCGGCGCTTCGGCGGTCCCGAGCAGCTGGAAGTGGTCGACGCTCCCCTGCCGGAGGCGGGGCCAGGTGAGGTGCGGGTCCGCGTACTTGCCTCAGGGCTCGAATACACCGATACGCTGATCCGTCGCCATCTCTACCCGCAAACCGCTTCCCGCCGCCCACCGTTCGTCATGGGCTACGATGTCGTCGGGGAAATCGATCAGCTCGGCGACCGCGTGAGTGGATTTCAGCTTGGCGACCGCGTGGCCGACATGACGGTGCTTGGGTCGAATGCTGCCTACCGCACGCTCCAGGCGAGCCACTTGACCCCGGTGCCGGCGGGTCTTGACGCGGCGGAGGCCGCTACGCTGATCCTGAGCTGGATGACTGCCTACCAGCTCCTGCACCGCGCTGCGCAGGTGCGGCCGGGACTGCGCGTACTGGTGCATGGAGCTGCCGGTGCTGTCGGTCAGGCACTGCTCGTACTGGGCGGCATGGCCGGCCTTCAGTTGTGGGGCGGGGCCTATGGGAAACACGCCGCTCTGATCCGCGAGCTCGGGGCCACGCCGATCGACTATCAGCGCGAAGACTTCACGCGTATCCTACCCGACGGATTTGATGTCGTCTTCGACGGCATCGGGGACGACGGCTATCGCCGCTCGTTCGCGGCGCTCAGGCGCGGTGGCCTGCTCTGCGCCTATGGCTACTCGGCGGGCGTTCAGGGGCAGCGGCGCATGGCGACGATGCTGATGTGGATTGCACGCCTGTATCTTTGGAGCTGGCTGCCTGGCGGCAAGCGGGCATTCTTCTACTCCATCAACGCGATGCGGTTGCGACATCCCGGATGGTTCACGGAGGATCTGGCACGCCTGTTCGCCCTGCTGGCGAGCGGCGCTATTCATCCGCGCGTCGCCGAGCGGGTCTCGCTGGATGACGTCGTTGATGCGCATTGGCGGCTCGAAGCCGGCGGCCTCGAAGGCAAGCTCGTCCTTTGCCCGGAGCTCACGTCGCGACGCGACCAGCATGCCGCCTGA